In Longimicrobium sp., the sequence GCGAGAGCTTCTCCATCTGCTTCGGCTGCAGGATCATCCGCCCGATGCGGCCCTGGAAGAACGCCGTACCCTTCTTCCGCCCCACCCAGTACATCAGGATGGCGGTGGAGAGGTTGCCGAGCCAGACGACGAGGAACATCAGCCACGGATTCCCCGTCCCCTGCCCCGCCAGGAAGCCGCCGAAGAGCGCCACCACGTCGGCGGGGACGGGCGGAAAGACGTTCTCCACCGCGGCAATCCCGCCCACCACGACGTAGACCAGGAGCGGCGGGAGCCCCTTCAGCCACTCGAGCAGCGAGTCGATCACGCGTCAGAGCCCCGCGTCGCGGCGATGGCGCGCGTGGACCTCGTCAACCCCCTCCATGTCGTCGATCAGGGCGACGGCGAAGCAGGCCACGCCCTCGCCGCGGCCGATCCAGCCGAGGCCCTCGTTGGTCTTTCCCTTGATGGACACGTGGTCGGGCGCGATCCCCAGGACCTGCGCGATGCGCTGCTGCATGGCGGACGCGTGCGGGCCGATCTTCGGCTGTTCGGCGACGACGGTGATGTCGACGTTCACCGCCTGGTAGTTGCGGCCCTCCAGCAGGCGCACGACCCGCGCCAGCAGCTGCATCGAGTCGGCGTCCTTCCACTCCGCGTCGGAGGGCGGAAAGTGGCGGCCGATGTCGCCCAGCCCGGCCGCGCCCAGCAGCGCGTCGGTCACCGCGTGGGCCACGGCGTCCGCGTCGGAGTGCCCGTCGAGCCCGCGCTCGTGCGGGATCTCGACGCCGCCCAGGATCAGCCTGCGCCCCGCGGCGAAGCGGTGGGAATCGTAGCCGTGGCCGATGCGCATGTGGTTGCGGTGGATCGTCTTGAGTGGATGGGGCGGCTGAAGCCGCGGCAACAACCACACGAAGTCCGCCTGCGCG encodes:
- the ispF gene encoding 2-C-methyl-D-erythritol 2,4-cyclodiphosphate synthase, with protein sequence MRIGHGYDSHRFAAGRRLILGGVEIPHERGLDGHSDADAVAHAVTDALLGAAGLGDIGRHFPPSDAEWKDADSMQLLARVVRLLEGRNYQAVNVDITVVAEQPKIGPHASAMQQRIAQVLGIAPDHVSIKGKTNEGLGWIGRGEGVACFAVALIDDMEGVDEVHARHRRDAGL